A part of Acidisarcina sp. genomic DNA contains:
- a CDS encoding CRTAC1 family protein: MGVIDFFLKYLAAPAGQYRAKALRRCLSIAVAAQALLPALLFGQVMQKPLKFEDVTAAAGIRAEMRCGSLEKKWIPEANGSGAAWLDYDNDGLMDLLIVNGSGMDDLRVSASGRIPTPTSQGVYLFHNLGNGHFEDVTKKAGLSNPYWGTGANAVDFNNDGYTDILITNIGVDLLYKNNGNGTFTEVGRAAGLSQKFAWHTGSAFGDVDGDGNLDLYIASYIDLDSFPLDEPAPVCSFQGKPAFCGPMGIKGGHGVFYHNNGNGTYTDQTKQVGVDKVRPSHSFTAVFNDFNHDGKIDLFVSNDSDPNFLFLNQGDGTLKNSAADLGVAYNNDGRAQSNMGVAIGDYDSDGKSSVVTTAFHQDYFPIFKPDKSGMYEDVSPMSGLATESMPYLGWACGFADFDNSTGTYLWTANGHVYPTSPQYNQPFVIFRQQTRYAPIYRYPEVPNNSYRGAALGDFDNDGRMDIVIVPIVGQPVLLQNRTLAENSWVGLQLRGTVSNRDAIGSAIRLKSCGKTQFSYITNGDGYMSHNDSRVHFGLGTCTKIDDVEITWPSGKIQLIHDVPINKYVKIEESGR, encoded by the coding sequence ATGGGCGTGATCGACTTCTTTCTAAAATATTTGGCAGCGCCCGCTGGGCAATATCGTGCGAAAGCACTGCGAAGATGCCTGTCCATCGCGGTCGCGGCTCAAGCACTTCTCCCAGCACTTCTTTTCGGCCAGGTCATGCAAAAGCCTCTTAAGTTTGAGGACGTTACAGCCGCTGCCGGTATCCGTGCCGAGATGCGTTGCGGTAGCCTGGAGAAGAAGTGGATTCCCGAAGCTAATGGGAGTGGAGCGGCGTGGCTCGATTATGACAACGACGGCCTGATGGACCTACTAATAGTCAACGGTTCGGGAATGGATGACCTTCGTGTTTCTGCCTCGGGCCGTATTCCTACACCGACAAGCCAGGGCGTTTATCTGTTTCATAATCTCGGGAATGGCCACTTTGAAGACGTAACGAAGAAAGCAGGTCTTTCGAATCCATATTGGGGAACCGGCGCGAATGCCGTTGATTTCAACAATGATGGCTACACGGATATCCTGATCACGAACATCGGCGTCGATCTTCTCTACAAAAATAATGGGAATGGTACGTTTACTGAAGTAGGAAGAGCCGCGGGCCTAAGCCAGAAATTCGCGTGGCATACGGGAAGTGCTTTTGGAGATGTGGATGGAGATGGCAATCTCGATCTTTACATCGCAAGCTATATCGACCTCGATTCATTCCCGCTCGATGAGCCAGCCCCGGTTTGCAGCTTTCAGGGTAAACCTGCGTTTTGCGGACCCATGGGAATAAAAGGAGGGCATGGCGTCTTCTACCATAACAACGGTAACGGAACCTACACGGACCAGACGAAGCAGGTTGGCGTCGACAAGGTCAGGCCATCGCACAGCTTTACGGCTGTCTTCAATGACTTCAACCACGACGGAAAGATTGACCTGTTTGTATCGAACGACTCGGATCCAAACTTTCTTTTTCTCAATCAAGGAGACGGTACGCTGAAAAATTCAGCGGCCGATTTAGGTGTTGCTTATAACAACGACGGAAGAGCCCAGTCCAATATGGGCGTGGCGATTGGCGACTACGACAGCGATGGAAAGTCCAGCGTCGTCACCACCGCATTTCATCAAGACTATTTCCCTATATTCAAACCTGACAAGAGTGGCATGTATGAAGATGTCTCCCCTATGAGCGGGCTCGCGACGGAGTCGATGCCGTATCTCGGCTGGGCGTGCGGCTTCGCCGACTTTGATAACAGCACGGGAACATACCTCTGGACAGCGAATGGCCATGTCTATCCGACGTCGCCGCAATACAACCAACCCTTTGTGATTTTCCGTCAGCAGACACGATATGCACCCATCTATCGCTATCCCGAAGTGCCAAATAATTCCTATCGCGGCGCGGCGCTTGGTGACTTTGATAATGATGGCAGGATGGATATCGTCATCGTTCCCATTGTTGGCCAACCTGTTCTTCTGCAAAACCGCACCCTCGCCGAAAATTCATGGGTCGGTCTACAACTCCGCGGGACGGTCAGCAACCGGGACGCCATTGGTTCTGCAATTCGTCTCAAAAGCTGCGGAAAAACACAATTCAGCTACATTACGAATGGCGACGGCTACATGTCTCACAACGATTCTCGAGTCCATTTTGGGCTGGGCACGTGTACCAAAATCGACGACGTTGAGATCACCTGGCCGAGTGGCAAGATCCAGTTGATTCATGACGTTCCCATTAATAAATATGTGAAAATCGAGGAGTCGGGGAGATAA
- a CDS encoding carboxypeptidase regulatory-like domain-containing protein, translated as MKFFWSQHMDNGRQFEPHRRYKSCRLLVSGFALVVFTCSLIFLAMPSRLSAQALSGISGTVTDSSGAALPGANVTVTNVDTNVEKSTTTSAAGTFNLSDLNPGSYTVKISAPNFQTSIKQGVRVEASRVSNADATLNPGQVNEQVVVQSNLISLNTEAPTQATTLEPVLEQALPNIISGGRGRQIDAFIFLAPGVTGDTFSHRINGGVDFQNEILFNGVPVAQSETQGYQTILNPPFEMVSEFSVVRDTFSAQYGLAAGGVNYRFATGTNDLHGDAFEILRNDMFDAKGPYNATVPVDKEHNYGFSVGGPVRIPKVYNGRDKTFFFFTTEWDRLNQGAGGTMTVPTTAMKAGDFSNFIDQNGKVIPIFNPSNSNCTANGNRPGTPFVNNVIPTACFSKNSASLLQYFPNPDIQATGVAAFTNNLHSQAGVSPNRQYQFGFTIDQTLTNRQTIHYSEWRNKYTSYYHQNQLAPTNPLVGEKYQPQLGTGFFLNYSYAISPNLVMTAGAGWMGELNNEQNIAPKGNFSGLVASDGQMPAFNFGDGSYDIGDIGAAGDNGETTSTNRKLGLSFANNWLWTRGRHTFNIGWEFRRTYQDDGECRSCLGKLWFSANTTKDPSTFGQQNAPVSGSSFASFLLGQVDHRYRAITTELRLRNLDVSPYIQDAVKLNPKLTINVGVRWDIMRPFTENNNNVVFFDPTVPNPLGHLAGAASRLGTCPNCVGWNHADTTWTHFSPRLGFDYKINDKMVLNAGFSQNYLDGGSYEYGTNKVAVNYGNLLNGVISDPSSGSTKATYGNWDGNVLAYPTAKTFTADIANGTDAYAFCKNCTRSPYLLAFNVGLQRELPHNLFLNVAYVTNRGVHLSGQMNPYNQLASKYLSLGSLLTESINSPDAKAAGLSEPFIGFSNLWGDNATVRQALRPYPQFGNITNDFDYSGASRYNAMQIELDRRFSNGLSALVSYNLSRMMSNTNSGFTTFVARPLDKANQSPEWTVDNNDQTHIFKLAGTYELPIGPGKHFLNTKNVAGQVLGGWQISPTIAYHSGTPMQIGASSDPLMSGGNRANIIPGVKQFFGYHNLDAGTLVLNPAAFQDPGNYALGNSPREIPSLRTPWGFNEDVAVAKKFFFGEKTNLELRMTYFNVLNRVIHGGPDTTITDANFGTDIKNMANTERRGMAQFKLNF; from the coding sequence ATGAAGTTTTTTTGGAGCCAACATATGGATAACGGGCGTCAATTCGAGCCACACCGTCGGTACAAATCTTGCAGACTTTTGGTCTCTGGATTTGCACTCGTCGTATTTACTTGTTCCCTCATCTTTCTTGCGATGCCCTCACGTCTGAGTGCTCAGGCGCTGAGCGGCATATCCGGTACCGTTACCGATTCTTCTGGAGCAGCGCTTCCGGGAGCAAATGTTACGGTGACGAACGTTGACACCAACGTGGAGAAGTCGACAACAACCAGCGCAGCTGGCACCTTCAACCTGAGTGACTTGAATCCGGGCTCCTACACTGTCAAGATCTCAGCGCCCAACTTCCAGACCTCGATCAAGCAGGGTGTGCGAGTCGAAGCCAGTCGTGTTTCAAACGCAGACGCCACTCTCAATCCCGGTCAGGTCAATGAGCAGGTGGTAGTGCAATCGAACCTGATCTCGCTCAACACTGAAGCACCTACTCAGGCAACTACCCTGGAACCTGTTCTTGAGCAGGCATTGCCGAACATCATCAGTGGTGGCCGCGGCCGTCAGATCGACGCCTTCATCTTCCTGGCGCCGGGAGTAACAGGAGATACCTTCAGCCACCGCATTAACGGCGGCGTGGATTTCCAGAACGAAATTTTGTTCAACGGCGTGCCGGTTGCCCAATCTGAAACCCAGGGCTACCAGACAATCCTCAATCCTCCTTTCGAAATGGTGTCCGAATTCAGTGTGGTCCGTGATACCTTCTCGGCGCAGTATGGACTCGCCGCCGGCGGCGTGAACTATCGCTTCGCTACTGGCACCAACGATCTCCATGGCGATGCATTTGAGATCCTGCGCAACGACATGTTCGATGCAAAGGGCCCCTACAATGCAACAGTTCCTGTCGATAAGGAACACAACTACGGTTTCTCGGTGGGTGGCCCGGTTCGGATCCCCAAAGTCTACAATGGCAGAGACAAGACATTCTTCTTCTTCACCACGGAATGGGATCGGCTAAATCAAGGTGCTGGCGGCACCATGACGGTGCCAACCACGGCGATGAAGGCTGGTGATTTCAGCAATTTCATCGATCAGAACGGTAAAGTCATACCGATCTTCAATCCGAGCAATTCGAATTGCACGGCTAACGGAAATCGGCCTGGAACTCCATTTGTCAACAACGTGATTCCGACGGCATGCTTCAGCAAGAACTCCGCTTCGCTGCTGCAGTACTTCCCGAATCCGGACATCCAAGCCACTGGCGTTGCAGCCTTCACAAACAACCTGCACTCCCAGGCCGGAGTTAGCCCCAATCGGCAATATCAATTCGGGTTCACGATCGATCAGACCCTTACGAACCGGCAGACCATTCACTACAGCGAATGGAGAAACAAGTACACCTCTTACTACCATCAGAATCAACTTGCTCCTACGAATCCCCTGGTTGGAGAGAAGTACCAGCCGCAACTTGGTACGGGCTTCTTCCTGAACTACTCATACGCAATTTCGCCGAACCTAGTGATGACTGCCGGTGCCGGCTGGATGGGCGAACTGAACAATGAGCAGAACATCGCACCGAAGGGAAATTTCTCGGGATTAGTTGCCTCGGATGGGCAGATGCCGGCATTCAACTTCGGCGACGGGTCTTACGACATAGGCGATATTGGCGCAGCCGGTGATAATGGCGAAACCACTTCGACCAATCGTAAGCTCGGCCTCTCTTTTGCGAATAACTGGCTTTGGACCAGAGGCCGTCATACCTTCAACATTGGCTGGGAATTCCGCCGCACCTACCAGGACGATGGCGAATGCCGCAGCTGCCTGGGCAAACTGTGGTTCAGTGCAAATACGACCAAGGACCCGAGCACCTTTGGTCAACAAAATGCTCCCGTTTCTGGAAGCTCATTTGCCAGTTTCCTCCTCGGCCAGGTGGACCATCGCTATCGTGCGATTACCACGGAACTTCGCCTGCGCAACCTGGACGTGTCCCCTTACATCCAGGACGCGGTCAAGCTCAATCCAAAACTGACCATCAATGTGGGCGTGCGCTGGGATATCATGCGGCCCTTTACCGAAAACAACAACAACGTTGTCTTCTTCGACCCAACCGTTCCGAATCCTTTGGGTCACCTTGCCGGTGCTGCTTCCCGCCTGGGAACATGCCCGAATTGTGTCGGTTGGAACCATGCCGATACGACATGGACGCACTTCAGCCCACGTCTTGGATTTGATTACAAAATCAACGACAAGATGGTGCTGAACGCTGGCTTCTCACAGAACTACCTGGATGGCGGAAGTTACGAGTATGGAACCAACAAAGTTGCCGTGAACTACGGGAACCTGTTGAATGGCGTCATTTCCGATCCCAGCTCAGGCAGCACTAAGGCAACCTATGGAAACTGGGATGGCAACGTGCTGGCTTATCCTACGGCCAAGACATTTACAGCCGACATCGCAAATGGCACGGACGCTTATGCGTTTTGCAAAAACTGCACACGTTCACCATATCTGCTTGCCTTCAACGTAGGCTTGCAGCGCGAACTTCCGCATAACCTATTTTTGAACGTGGCGTACGTCACCAACCGTGGTGTTCATCTTTCCGGTCAGATGAACCCCTATAACCAACTGGCTTCGAAATATCTCTCGCTGGGAAGCCTTTTGACTGAGAGTATTAACTCTCCAGATGCGAAGGCTGCTGGATTGTCGGAGCCGTTTATAGGCTTTTCAAACCTGTGGGGCGACAATGCTACCGTTCGGCAGGCGCTGCGTCCTTACCCGCAATTTGGAAACATCACGAACGATTTCGATTACAGTGGTGCATCCAGATACAACGCAATGCAGATCGAACTGGATCGCCGCTTCAGCAACGGGTTGAGCGCTCTTGTCAGTTACAACCTCTCCCGAATGATGTCGAACACGAACTCGGGCTTTACTACCTTCGTGGCCCGGCCGCTCGATAAGGCCAACCAGTCTCCAGAGTGGACGGTCGACAACAACGACCAGACACACATCTTCAAGCTGGCTGGTACCTATGAACTGCCGATCGGTCCAGGGAAGCACTTCCTGAACACGAAAAATGTTGCCGGTCAGGTCCTGGGCGGCTGGCAGATCAGTCCCACGATTGCCTACCACTCAGGAACACCGATGCAGATCGGTGCCAGTTCAGATCCTCTGATGAGTGGCGGAAATCGCGCAAATATCATCCCCGGCGTCAAGCAGTTCTTTGGCTATCACAATCTTGATGCAGGTACACTCGTTCTCAATCCAGCCGCATTCCAGGATCCAGGTAACTATGCTCTCGGAAACTCGCCGCGCGAGATTCCGTCGCTTCGTACCCCTTGGGGCTTCAATGAAGATGTAGCTGTCGCCAAAAAGTTCTTCTTTGGCGAGAAGACCAACCTGGAACTGAGGATGACTTACTTTAACGTTCTAAATCGTGTGATCCATGGCGGGCCGGATACAACCATAACGGATGCAAACTTCGGCACGGATATAAAGAACATGGCCAACACGGAACGACGAGGTATGGCGCAGTTCAAGTTGAACTTCTAA
- a CDS encoding glycoside hydrolase family 38 C-terminal domain-containing protein — protein MKRREVLKGLSIVAGSALCTNPAWSILGAGQQPKAGESFAVPIRALARKDGTLLQPVQLTIEHSGPDATAITKLNGREVDSRVVSAGKHTFNVFTNPVISPQHATVEVDIAGKMTSTTVALQPVRKLAVYILPHSHHDLGYTDLQANVEEKQMANITRGIELARKTAAYPEGARFVWNLEVLWGADLFIRRKSAAEKAEFLEAVKKGWVSLNGMYANELTGLCRPEELLQLFRYSSELGNECGIRVDSAMISDVPGYTWGTVTAMAQAGIRYFSAAPNYFDRIGTFMVEWQDKPFWWVSPSGKEKVLVWVPWTGYAMSSVMKMNPEWVGKYQDRLDSVKFPYDISYIRWSGHGDNAEPDPEISEFVKEWNSNYEWPRLEISSTSKAFSEFERKHGSQLPEFRGDLTPYWEDGAGSSAVETRMSRLAADRLSQASALSAMLAPSAYKAAKFNEAWRNVLLYSEHTWGAWCSVSDSENPFTTKQWDYKREFAVVAKKDSESLLSEACLPSTANHDPSAIDVHNTTSWARKEVIVLSKEMSTGGDRVKDEHGRSIPSQRLSTGELAFLADVPPFGTARYRVVAGKSSAPATHVAFRNGVLENGIVRAGVDPATGNIVELALKGKTGNLVNVSGEKGINEYLLLEGKDLQKIQSSGPVKISVEEPGPLVATIRIESSAPGCDSLVRKIRLTAEADWLELINVVDKKRTAMNPHPGKGGPGDEFAQRGAKESVQFAFPFAVPEGKMRMDIPLGMMRPETDQLPGSCKNWLTVGRWIDIANTNQGVTWVSLDAPLVEVGGITATMLGSQTNPTIWREHIEPTQKFYSWVMNNHWGTNYRAYQEGVVEFRYALRPHNGYNPSASSCLAIGLTQPLLASPASEKPPAPSLLRIEPADVLAVTFKPSDDGKAWIVKLFGASGEDRKAKLTWSTNTAPGMWISDSSELPLHPVEHDNVTVAAWDLVTLRADRTASEG, from the coding sequence ATGAAACGACGTGAAGTTCTGAAAGGATTATCGATTGTTGCGGGAAGCGCACTTTGCACGAATCCTGCGTGGTCGATACTTGGGGCAGGGCAGCAACCAAAAGCAGGCGAGTCCTTTGCCGTACCGATTCGAGCACTGGCCAGGAAGGATGGCACGCTTTTGCAGCCGGTACAGCTGACCATCGAACACTCCGGTCCGGACGCTACAGCGATCACCAAGTTGAACGGTAGAGAGGTGGACAGCAGAGTCGTGTCCGCGGGCAAACATACCTTCAACGTTTTTACCAATCCGGTGATCTCTCCACAGCATGCGACCGTTGAAGTTGATATTGCCGGAAAGATGACTTCAACCACCGTGGCCCTGCAACCAGTTCGCAAGTTGGCCGTCTACATACTGCCGCACTCACACCACGATCTTGGCTACACGGATCTACAGGCCAACGTCGAAGAAAAGCAGATGGCGAATATCACCCGAGGAATTGAGCTGGCGCGCAAAACCGCCGCTTATCCAGAGGGCGCCAGATTTGTTTGGAATCTGGAAGTCCTCTGGGGTGCCGACCTCTTCATACGGCGCAAGTCGGCGGCGGAAAAGGCAGAGTTCCTCGAAGCGGTGAAAAAGGGATGGGTGAGCCTGAACGGCATGTATGCGAATGAGCTCACCGGCCTCTGCCGCCCGGAAGAACTTCTGCAGCTCTTTCGCTACTCATCCGAATTAGGCAACGAGTGCGGCATTCGAGTCGACTCCGCGATGATAAGCGATGTTCCCGGCTATACGTGGGGAACGGTGACGGCGATGGCGCAGGCGGGGATTCGCTATTTTTCCGCGGCGCCTAACTACTTCGATCGTATTGGCACGTTCATGGTGGAGTGGCAGGACAAGCCCTTCTGGTGGGTCTCTCCATCCGGCAAAGAGAAGGTACTTGTATGGGTGCCATGGACAGGCTACGCGATGTCGTCTGTGATGAAGATGAATCCGGAGTGGGTGGGCAAGTACCAGGATCGTCTCGATAGCGTTAAGTTCCCCTATGACATTTCCTACATTCGCTGGTCGGGCCATGGGGACAACGCCGAGCCGGATCCTGAAATCTCGGAGTTCGTTAAAGAGTGGAATTCAAATTACGAATGGCCGAGGCTTGAAATCTCTTCCACAAGCAAGGCGTTCTCCGAATTTGAGAGGAAGCACGGCAGTCAACTACCAGAATTCAGAGGCGACCTGACGCCTTATTGGGAGGACGGCGCTGGGTCCTCCGCGGTCGAAACTCGAATGAGCCGATTGGCCGCGGATCGCTTGAGCCAGGCAAGTGCGCTCTCCGCCATGCTGGCTCCTTCAGCGTACAAAGCCGCGAAGTTTAATGAGGCGTGGAGGAACGTTCTACTTTACTCCGAACACACATGGGGCGCCTGGTGCAGCGTTTCGGACTCTGAGAATCCATTCACCACGAAGCAATGGGACTACAAGCGCGAATTTGCGGTGGTGGCAAAGAAGGACTCCGAAAGCCTGTTAAGCGAAGCCTGCCTCCCATCTACAGCGAACCACGATCCCTCCGCAATCGATGTGCACAACACTACTTCCTGGGCTCGAAAAGAAGTGATTGTTCTCTCAAAGGAGATGTCGACTGGAGGAGACCGCGTCAAGGACGAGCACGGACGATCCATACCATCGCAGCGGCTCTCGACAGGAGAACTCGCCTTTCTGGCGGATGTACCGCCATTTGGAACTGCGCGATACCGAGTCGTTGCTGGAAAATCCAGCGCTCCTGCGACCCATGTTGCATTCAGAAATGGAGTGCTGGAGAACGGCATCGTGAGGGCGGGAGTCGACCCAGCGACCGGCAACATTGTGGAGCTTGCCCTGAAGGGAAAGACCGGAAATCTGGTCAACGTAAGCGGGGAAAAGGGAATTAACGAGTATCTGCTCCTTGAAGGAAAAGATCTCCAAAAGATTCAGAGCAGCGGTCCGGTCAAGATCAGTGTTGAGGAACCAGGTCCGCTGGTCGCCACGATCCGAATCGAGTCCTCCGCACCCGGATGCGACAGCCTGGTTCGTAAGATTCGCCTGACTGCAGAAGCGGACTGGCTGGAGCTCATCAATGTTGTCGATAAGAAGCGCACAGCGATGAACCCCCATCCGGGTAAAGGTGGGCCGGGCGATGAGTTTGCCCAGCGCGGAGCAAAGGAGAGCGTGCAGTTTGCATTCCCCTTTGCTGTGCCGGAAGGCAAGATGCGCATGGACATTCCGCTCGGCATGATGCGGCCTGAGACTGACCAGCTTCCAGGATCATGCAAGAACTGGCTGACCGTCGGTCGGTGGATCGATATCGCTAACACAAACCAGGGAGTCACGTGGGTATCGCTCGACGCGCCTCTGGTTGAAGTCGGCGGTATCACGGCAACCATGCTGGGCTCTCAAACGAACCCCACAATTTGGCGCGAGCATATCGAGCCTACTCAGAAGTTCTATTCATGGGTAATGAACAATCATTGGGGAACCAACTATCGCGCTTATCAGGAAGGCGTAGTAGAGTTCCGCTACGCGCTGCGTCCGCACAACGGATACAATCCCTCCGCGTCTAGCTGCCTGGCCATTGGACTCACGCAACCACTCCTGGCTTCTCCAGCGAGTGAAAAGCCGCCAGCCCCCTCACTGCTGCGGATCGAACCTGCAGATGTCCTGGCCGTGACATTCAAGCCCAGCGATGATGGCAAAGCCTGGATCGTAAAGTTGTTTGGCGCCTCAGGCGAGGATCGGAAGGCAAAGTTGACCTGGTCCACAAATACAGCTCCGGGTATGTGGATCAGCGATTCCAGTGAGCTGCCTCTGCATCCTGTTGAGCATGACAATGTCACGGTTGCTGCCTGGGACCTTGTGACTCTCCGCGCAGATCGCACCGCCTCGGAAGGATGA
- a CDS encoding L-rhamnose/proton symporter RhaT, whose protein sequence is MDSTVSGFALVTLAAITNATFTLPMKFTKRWAWENTWLAWTIFALLVLPLVVTVPTVPQLGSVYREVDHSTLLSVAGFGFGWGIAQVFFGLAVESIGIALTFSLVLGTSAAVGTLLPLVRLHPERLNTPAGHGLLSGVGFLLIGVAICAIAGRYRETALKIGMPSQHTGHTKGLVLAIACGFGASFINFGLAFGGPLLLAAQRRGASVTDSANAVWLPLMVAGSIPNLMYCMYRMRKNNTADKLADGRFTYWLLAATMALLWFGSTWLYGAATSHLGALGPILGWPLFMSLIVITASLLGVLTGEWKHAGRKPLLIQLSGVAVLVVAVFILAATSNRVS, encoded by the coding sequence GTGGACAGCACAGTATCGGGCTTCGCTCTGGTGACTCTCGCGGCCATTACCAACGCAACATTTACACTGCCAATGAAGTTCACAAAGCGGTGGGCATGGGAGAATACATGGCTTGCCTGGACCATTTTTGCCCTGCTCGTACTGCCTCTGGTCGTTACAGTGCCTACAGTGCCGCAGCTCGGGTCGGTATACCGAGAGGTTGACCATTCCACCCTGCTGTCCGTCGCTGGGTTCGGATTTGGTTGGGGCATTGCCCAGGTCTTCTTCGGTCTCGCCGTAGAGTCGATTGGTATCGCACTCACCTTTTCGCTTGTTCTCGGCACTTCCGCTGCTGTGGGTACGCTGCTTCCTCTGGTTCGTTTGCATCCCGAGCGCCTGAATACTCCTGCGGGACACGGCCTGCTCAGCGGGGTGGGATTTTTGCTGATAGGCGTTGCGATCTGCGCTATCGCAGGGCGATACCGTGAGACGGCCCTGAAGATAGGCATGCCCTCGCAGCATACAGGGCACACCAAGGGTCTTGTACTTGCTATAGCCTGCGGGTTTGGCGCGTCGTTCATAAACTTCGGGCTAGCGTTTGGCGGTCCGCTTTTGTTGGCCGCACAGCGTCGGGGGGCCAGCGTCACAGACTCCGCAAACGCAGTATGGCTTCCCTTGATGGTCGCCGGCTCCATTCCAAATCTGATGTACTGCATGTATCGAATGCGAAAAAACAACACAGCCGACAAACTCGCCGATGGAAGATTTACTTATTGGCTGCTCGCGGCGACGATGGCCCTGCTCTGGTTCGGAAGCACGTGGCTATATGGAGCTGCGACGTCGCATCTTGGGGCTCTCGGTCCAATCCTCGGCTGGCCGCTTTTTATGTCTCTTATTGTGATCACCGCGAGTCTGCTGGGAGTGCTTACGGGAGAGTGGAAGCATGCGGGTCGAAAACCTCTGCTCATTCAACTAAGTGGTGTTGCAGTCCTGGTTGTTGCGGTTTTTATTCTTGCTGCAACCAGCAACAGGGTGTCCTGA
- a CDS encoding ROK family protein, which produces MKALSLDMGGTHIGCALVEDRRLLGSFTIPAQRAQSLASMLPRITDTLHSLLRANTTRPEDCAGIAIGYPGIVDTRTGKIFSTLEKYEDAPNLDLEGWSRDTFGLPLRLENDARMALLGEHYAGAAQDSEEIVMMTLGTGIGGSAMMHGKLLRGAHHQAGCVGGHIPVSYKGRRCACGNIGCAEAEASGWSLPLVARDWPGYASSVLSRAPVIDFRTLFSDEVRDDAVVQEIRQHCIDVWSANVVAGIHAYDPEIVVIGGGVMKSAHLILPAIQQHVNQHAWTPWGHPQIRAAALTECAGFLGSIPLLSEEFVAA; this is translated from the coding sequence ATGAAAGCACTCTCCCTCGACATGGGCGGGACACACATAGGATGTGCCCTCGTCGAAGATCGCAGGTTACTAGGCTCATTCACAATTCCTGCTCAGAGGGCGCAGAGCCTGGCCTCCATGCTGCCCCGCATCACAGATACTCTCCACTCGCTATTGCGCGCTAACACAACTCGCCCTGAAGACTGTGCCGGTATCGCGATCGGCTATCCCGGCATCGTTGACACGCGAACAGGCAAGATTTTTTCCACTCTTGAGAAGTATGAGGACGCACCGAATCTGGATCTCGAGGGCTGGAGCCGCGACACCTTCGGCCTCCCTCTCCGCCTGGAAAACGACGCCCGCATGGCCTTGCTGGGTGAACACTACGCGGGAGCCGCACAAGATTCTGAAGAAATTGTCATGATGACTTTGGGCACGGGGATCGGAGGCTCCGCTATGATGCATGGCAAACTTCTCCGCGGAGCACATCATCAGGCAGGATGCGTTGGAGGTCACATACCAGTCAGCTACAAAGGACGACGCTGTGCCTGTGGGAACATCGGCTGTGCCGAAGCAGAAGCTTCCGGGTGGTCGCTTCCTCTCGTAGCAAGGGATTGGCCGGGTTATGCCTCAAGCGTGCTCTCCCGCGCACCCGTGATCGACTTCCGCACTCTCTTTTCGGATGAGGTTAGAGACGACGCCGTTGTGCAGGAGATTCGTCAACATTGCATCGATGTCTGGTCTGCTAACGTGGTCGCAGGTATCCATGCCTATGACCCGGAGATTGTCGTGATTGGCGGAGGTGTTATGAAGAGCGCGCATCTTATTCTCCCGGCCATCCAGCAACACGTAAATCAACATGCATGGACCCCATGGGGTCATCCCCAAATACGCGCTGCTGCTCTTACTGAATGCGCGGGTTTCCTGGGCTCTATACCGCTCTTGTCGGAGGAGTTTGTTGCCGCCTGA